Part of the Dermatophilus congolensis genome is shown below.
GCGAGGAGAACACCACCCCGGCGACGCCCTACGCGACACCACCATCGCCATCACCGGCGGCACCGGATCATTCGGCTCCACCATGGCCCGACGCCTCCTCAAACACGGCGTCAAAAAAATCCACATCCTCTCCCGCGACGAAGCCAAACAACACGACATGCGTGTAGCCCTAGCCGACGAACGCATCACCTACTTCGTCGGCGACGTCCGCGACCGCACCTCCGTAGACGCAGCCCTACGCGGCACCGACCACGTCTTCCACGCAGCAGCCCTCAAACAAGTCCCCAGCTGCGAATTCTTCCCCCAACAAGCCGTACTCACCAACGTACTGGGCTCCCATAACGTCATCATGGCCGCCCACGAAGCCGGCGCCCGCTCACTGGTCTGCCTCTCCACCGACAAAGCCGTCTACCCCGTCAACGCCATGGGCATGTCCAAAGCCCTCATGGAAAAACACGCCCAAGCATTCACCCGCCAATACCCAGACAGCCCCACCACCGTCACCATCACCCGCTACGGAAACGTCATGTACTCCCGCGGCTCAGTCATCCCCCACTTCATCAACCAAATCCACACCGGACGCCCCATCACCATCACCGAACCCGACATGACCCGCTTCCTCATGTCCCTCGAAGAATCCGTCGACCTCGTCACCCATGCCTTCACCAACGGCACCCCAGGCGACCTCTACGTACGCAAAGCCCCCGCCGCCACCATCAACACCCTCGCCAAAGCCGTCGCCACCCTCCTAGGCCACCCCGACCACCCCATCCACATCATCGGCGTGCGCCACGGCGAAAAAATGCACGAAACCCTGCTCTCCCACGAAGAAATGGCCCACGCCACCGACCAAGGCAACTACTTCCGCGTACCTGTGGACGCCCGCTCCATGGAATACGAGCTCTACTTCACCGAAGGCGACCACCACCGCGCCCCCCTTGAGGACTACACCTCCGCCAACACCCAACGACTCAACCTCGAAGAAACCATCACCCTCCTACTCACCCTCCCGCACATCCGCGAACTCGCCTACCAAGCCGGAACACTCCACCAGCACGAAACGGCACAGCCATGAACAGCACCCCCACCCAACGCCGCCTCAAAGCTGTCGTCACCGGCGCCAACGGATTCCTCGGCTGGCACCTACGCGCCCGCCTACTCACCTTGCCCAACATCGACACCTACCCCATCAATCGCACTGACTTCGCCACCCACGCCCTCGAAGAAGCCCTCTCCGACGCCGACCTCGTCTTCCACTGCGCAGGCATCAACCGCAGCAACGAACACGAACTCAACAACGGCAACATCGCCCTAGCCAACCGACTCGTCACCGCACTAGAAAGCACCGTCTCTGGCCGCTACACCGCAGGCAAACGCGAACCAGCCGTCGTCTACGCAGGCTCCAACCACGCCTCACCCGAACACCCCAACAGCTCCACCCCCTACGGACACGGAAAGCGCCAAGCCGGCCACATCATCACCGAATGGGCCGAACACGCTGGCGGCGAAGCCAGCGCCACCGACCTCCGCTTCTGCGGACTCTTCGGCGAACATGGCCGCCCCGACTACAACAGCTTTGTGGCCACCTTCGCCCACACCATCGCCCACGACGGCGAACCCCGCATTACCGACGACCGCGAAATCCCCCTCTTACACGTCGGCGAAGCCTGCGAACGCATGATCGCCGCCGCACTCCAACGCACCAACGGCATCCGCGAACAAACCGGCACCATGATTCGCATCTCCGAAGTCGCCCGCACCCTCGAACGATTCCACTCCGTCTACGCCCCCACCGGCGAAATCCCCGACCTCAACTCTCCCCTAGGCATCCCCCTGTTCAACACCCTGCGCGCGGCCATGTGGCCCCACGCCTACCCCATCCCCACCCAACCCAACACCGACGAACGCGGCACCCTCATCGAAACCATCCGCGTCCACGGCAGCAGCGGCCAGGTATTCCACTCCACCACCAACCCCGGCTACACCCGCGGTAACCACTTCCATCTCAACAAAATCGAACGATTCCAAGTCCTACACGGCACCGCCCGCATCTGCCTACGCCGCGTCCTGACCAATGAACGCATCGACTTCGACGTCACCGGCGACACCCCCGTCACCATCGACATGCCCACCCTGTGGACACACAACATCACCAACACCGGAACCACACCCCTACACACCATGTTCTGGACCAACGAGCTCTACGACCCCAAAAACCCCGACACCACACCACACCCCGTCGACCCTGCCCCCACCACACCCCAACCATGACCCCCCACCTACCCACTCCCCCCAACCCCCACATCCACTTCACCGAAGGCATCGACCCCACCGACATCCCCGCCCTCGCCCGCCTGCACCACGACGCCTTCCCCAACTTCTTTCTCACACGCCTCGGGCAACCCTTCCTCCGCGAGTTCTACCGCGCCTACGCCACCGACCCCACCGCCATCACCATCACCGCACGCATGCCCAACAACCAACCCATCGGCATCGCTGTCGGAACCACCGACCCCACCACCTTCTACACCCGACTCCTACGCCGCCGCGCCATTCCCTTCGCCCTCGCCGCAACCCGCGCCGCACTCACCCACCCCCGCACTGTCATCCCCCGACTCCTACGCGCCCTGCGCTACCGCGGAGACACACCACCAGGCAGCAACGGCGCCCTCCTAGCCTCCATCTGCATCAGCCCCACCCTCAAAAAAACCGGCACCGGCGCCAAACTCACCCACACCTGGACCACCTGCGCCCACCACCACGGAGCCACCAGCGCCTACCTCACCACCGACGCCGACAACAACGACGCCGTCAACCGCCACTACAACCGCCAAGGCTGGACCATCGAATCCACCTACACCACCCCCGCCGGACGGCGCATGCACCGCTACGTCAAGGAGCTCCCATGACCCACGTCATGACCATCGTCGGCACCCGCCCCGAAATCATCCGTCTCTCCCGCGTCATCACCCACCTCGACAACACCGTCACCCACACCCTCGTCCACACCGGCCAAAACTACGACTACGAACTCAACGAAATCTTCTTCGAAGAACTCGGTCTACGCCGCCCCGATCACTTCCTCGCCATCAACACAGCCACCCTAGGAACCACCCTGGGCGAAACCCTCATCAAAGTTGAAGACATCCTCACCACCCATCGCCCCGACGCAGTCCTCATCCTCGGCGACACCAACTCCGCCATCGCCGCCCTCATCGCCAAACGCATGCGCATCCCCGTTTACCACATGGAAGCAGGCAACCGCTGCTTCGACCACAACGTCCCCGAAGAAACCAACAGACGCATGGTCGACCACATCGCCGACTACAACCTCGTCTACACCGAACACGCACGCCGCAACCTCCTCGCCGAAGGCATCCATCCCCGCCACATCGCCCTTACCGGCTCCCCCATGAAAGAAGTCCTCGATCACCACCGCTCCGCCTTCGACACCAGCACCGCCACCAGCGACCTCGGCCTCACCCCCGGCAAATTCCTCCTCGTCAGCGCCCACCGCGAAGAAAACGTCGACTCCCCTCAACGGCTGACCAACCTGCTGAACTGCCTCATCACAGCACGCGACACCTTCGATATGCCCGTCCTTGTCTCCACCCATCCCCGCACCCGCAAGCGGCTCGACGCACTCCTACACCACCCAGACAGCCCTCGCCACAACCTCGAAGGCATCACCTTCCACCCACCCATGGGGTTTCTGGACTACAACCGCCTCCAAATGGACGCCGCCTGCGTCCTATCTGACTCCGGCACCATCAGCGAAGAATCCTCACTCCTGGGATTCCCGGCAGTCACCCTCCGTGACTCCATCGAACGCCCCGAAGCCCTCGACACCGGATCCATCATCATGACTGGCCTGGACCCCGACAACCTCATCGAAGCCATCCGCGATGCCATCACCACCGGCACTACCCCACCGCCAACTCCCACCGACTACCGCATCAACAACTGCTCACAACGAACCGTCCGATTCATCCTGTCCACCCACCGCCGTCACGAGACCTGGACCGGCCTGCGCAGCTGAACGCCATGACTTCACCAACCGGCCCCCGCATACTGATAGCCACGCCCTACTACACCCCTGCTTGGCGTGGCGGCGGACCTATCCGCAGCCTAGCTGCCATCACCAACCAGCATGGCGACCGCCACCATTTCCTCGTGATCACCAGTGCATACGACTGGGGCGGTGTGCCTTTAGATGTCGATACCACCGATTGGGTCCGCACCGGCTCTGCACTTGTGCGCTACTTACCCACCACTTTTGGCTCCCTGAACACCATTCCTGCCTACGTTCGAGCCTGGCGCCAGGCCACCAGTAGCCCTTCTGGACCGCCAGAAATCACTTACCTCACCGGAGCATTCCCTCCGCTATGGACATTGCTTCCTTTGCTGCTTGCGCGCACCAAAATCCTGTCGTTGGGGCATGTGCTTATCGCACCTCGAGGAGAGTTCGGGACTGGCGCTCTAGCACTGAAAGCTAAGAAAAAACGCTGCTTTCTTGCCGCGGCACGATTCGCTGGTCTTTATCGAGACGTCACGTGGCATGCCTCTTCTCCTGCTGAAGCCGCCGACATTCGTAGCGTTTTCCCCAAAGCTCGGGTCCTTATACGGCAGAACGAGACTGACCTACCTACCTGCGCTACTCGACCGCACACCCCGACGACAGCTCCGCTGCGGCTGCTTTATCTAGGGCGGCTATCACCGAAAAAAGGTATCGAGACGTTCCTGGCTGCTCTGCGGTACGTGAATTCTCCAGTTCAGGTGACTATCGCTGGAACTGCTGACAGCGATGACTATGCCTCCACGCTGCACGCTCTTGCCAATAAGAGCAAGCATCCAGTGTCTTTCGTTGGCGGGATTGAGCGCGATCGTGTGCAGGAAACTTTCTGTGAACACGATCTGTTTGTTTTTCCCACCACTAACGAAAACTTCGGCCACACAGTGGCTGAATCACTTTCCGCGGCGGTACCTGTGATGTTGCATCGCGGTTCTACCCCGTGGCCTGTGATGCTTCCGCATATACCGGCCGGAGCGCTCGAGCTGCTTGACACGTTCGATCCACGTGACTGGGCTGAACATATTGATGCTGTCGCGGCTCGTGCTCCTGAGCAGCGTTTGTCGGATCGGCAAGCAGCTGCAGATGCCTACGACGCGTGGCGTGCGTGTACGCCGACGCAGTCAGTATTCAACATGCTGCTCGACCAGTGAGCTACGTGGTCAGCGTTGATGACGCTGTAGCCTCTTCGCCCAAGTTCGGGTTTGGTCTGGATGAGTGCTGCACCACGCCAACACGATGAGTGCAGCGATACCGATGCGGGGAAGGGTTTCAAGGTTTGTCAGGGTCGCGGCCAGGAAAGTGACCATGACTGCTGATATGACCAGAGCTGCTTCAGCTGTCCATCGCATCTGATATTTCTGCCAGGCGCGGGCGATGGTGGCTGAAGAGGTAGTCGATACACCTACTAAATATCCGATGGCGACTGCCTCAATTCCCCACGAACGTGGCGAGAGCGTCCATACCGTGGCTGCTGTTGCTAGCCCGGCAAGGCTGGCGATGGTTGTGTAGAGAATGCCGTTGCGTGAGCCGGCTGTGATGGCGTTGACGCAGGGAACCGCGATCATTGTGATGAGGACGGCCAGGAGCAAGGTCGCCATGATCGGGGCGGATTGGGTGAAAGCGGGGCCGTAAAAAGTTTGGATGATTTCGGGGGCTAGTAGGGATGCCACGACGACTAGTGGGAGAACAAGGAAGGTCAAGCCGCGCACTCCGCGGTCAAGTTGTGTTGTGACTGCTGTGTTGTCTTTGCGGCCGAAAGCTTCGGCCATGTTGGGGTAGAGCACAAGGGATAGCGCTCCGGATAGCAGGGTCAGGGGCATGGCGAGGTTCCACGCTGCGGAGTAGGCCCCTGCTGCGGTGTGTCCGTGTGTGGATGCGATGAGTACGGATAGTTGCACGAGCCCGGCCGA
Proteins encoded:
- a CDS encoding glycosyltransferase family 4 protein translates to MTSPTGPRILIATPYYTPAWRGGGPIRSLAAITNQHGDRHHFLVITSAYDWGGVPLDVDTTDWVRTGSALVRYLPTTFGSLNTIPAYVRAWRQATSSPSGPPEITYLTGAFPPLWTLLPLLLARTKILSLGHVLIAPRGEFGTGALALKAKKKRCFLAAARFAGLYRDVTWHASSPAEAADIRSVFPKARVLIRQNETDLPTCATRPHTPTTAPLRLLYLGRLSPKKGIETFLAALRYVNSPVQVTIAGTADSDDYASTLHALANKSKHPVSFVGGIERDRVQETFCEHDLFVFPTTNENFGHTVAESLSAAVPVMLHRGSTPWPVMLPHIPAGALELLDTFDPRDWAEHIDAVAARAPEQRLSDRQAAADAYDAWRACTPTQSVFNMLLDQ
- a CDS encoding polysaccharide biosynthesis C-terminal domain-containing protein, whose protein sequence is MNSTPTQRRLKAVVTGANGFLGWHLRARLLTLPNIDTYPINRTDFATHALEEALSDADLVFHCAGINRSNEHELNNGNIALANRLVTALESTVSGRYTAGKREPAVVYAGSNHASPEHPNSSTPYGHGKRQAGHIITEWAEHAGGEASATDLRFCGLFGEHGRPDYNSFVATFAHTIAHDGEPRITDDREIPLLHVGEACERMIAAALQRTNGIREQTGTMIRISEVARTLERFHSVYAPTGEIPDLNSPLGIPLFNTLRAAMWPHAYPIPTQPNTDERGTLIETIRVHGSSGQVFHSTTNPGYTRGNHFHLNKIERFQVLHGTARICLRRVLTNERIDFDVTGDTPVTIDMPTLWTHNITNTGTTPLHTMFWTNELYDPKNPDTTPHPVDPAPTTPQP
- a CDS encoding polysaccharide biosynthesis protein; protein product: MARRLLKHGVKKIHILSRDEAKQHDMRVALADERITYFVGDVRDRTSVDAALRGTDHVFHAAALKQVPSCEFFPQQAVLTNVLGSHNVIMAAHEAGARSLVCLSTDKAVYPVNAMGMSKALMEKHAQAFTRQYPDSPTTVTITRYGNVMYSRGSVIPHFINQIHTGRPITITEPDMTRFLMSLEESVDLVTHAFTNGTPGDLYVRKAPAATINTLAKAVATLLGHPDHPIHIIGVRHGEKMHETLLSHEEMAHATDQGNYFRVPVDARSMEYELYFTEGDHHRAPLEDYTSANTQRLNLEETITLLLTLPHIRELAYQAGTLHQHETAQP
- a CDS encoding lipopolysaccharide biosynthesis protein, which encodes MNPHPLRSPINLHQPTDHHLTRRGITSFIGLASQGAIRLAITIIIGRYAGASALGLVATGQATAQLLILLWPTTAGQAASRFLAQARGRNNHNEIDTIATHLNHRVITTALLLALISIPITLTRANDPLSATCVALFLLGIAGQQYTRGIHYGVGAVTRVVTLDCALSLIGLFGVVVAISLDITDLRLLIPPALGFLLLTAACWPWHTPHPPLPTAQTHALTREIDRFVTLGALGSLASAGLVQLSVLIASTHGHTAAGAYSAAWNLAMPLTLLSGALSLVLYPNMAEAFGRKDNTAVTTQLDRGVRGLTFLVLPLVVVASLLAPEIIQTFYGPAFTQSAPIMATLLLAVLITMIAVPCVNAITAGSRNGILYTTIASLAGLATAATVWTLSPRSWGIEAVAIGYLVGVSTTSSATIARAWQKYQMRWTAEAALVISAVMVTFLAATLTNLETLPRIGIAALIVLAWCSTHPDQTRTWAKRLQRHQR
- the wecB gene encoding non-hydrolyzing UDP-N-acetylglucosamine 2-epimerase, which gives rise to MTHVMTIVGTRPEIIRLSRVITHLDNTVTHTLVHTGQNYDYELNEIFFEELGLRRPDHFLAINTATLGTTLGETLIKVEDILTTHRPDAVLILGDTNSAIAALIAKRMRIPVYHMEAGNRCFDHNVPEETNRRMVDHIADYNLVYTEHARRNLLAEGIHPRHIALTGSPMKEVLDHHRSAFDTSTATSDLGLTPGKFLLVSAHREENVDSPQRLTNLLNCLITARDTFDMPVLVSTHPRTRKRLDALLHHPDSPRHNLEGITFHPPMGFLDYNRLQMDAACVLSDSGTISEESSLLGFPAVTLRDSIERPEALDTGSIIMTGLDPDNLIEAIRDAITTGTTPPPTPTDYRINNCSQRTVRFILSTHRRHETWTGLRS